The Actinomadura graeca nucleotide sequence CGCCCGGATGTCGGCCTGCTGCCAGGCCACGCCCGAGGAGCGCTCGGAGCCGGGCGCGGCGGCCTCCAGGATCCGGCGCCTCGACCCGGTGACGCGCTGGAGCAGCGCCGTCAGGTCGCGCAGCCGCGTCGCCCGGCCGCTGCCCACGTTGAGGACGACGGGCAGCCGCCCCGGGGCGAGGGCGGCGGTCAGCACGGCGTCGGCGACGTCTCGGACGTCCACCAGGTCCCGGCTCGCCGTCAGCGGCCCCACGCGGACGTCCTCGTCGGTGCCCGCGCGGCGCAGCTCGTTGACGAGGCGCCCCGCCAGCGTGGACCCGGGCGAGCCCGGGCCGATCGGGTTGAACACCCGGAGGACGACCGCGTCCAGCGCGGTCTCGGCGGCCGCGCGGACCAGCTCCGTCCCGGCCAGCTTCGTCACGCCGTACAGCCCGAGGGGACGCGGCGGGGCCGACTCGGTCACCGGCGTCCCGTACTCCACCTCGCCGTACTCGGCGGCCGAGCCCACGTGGACCAGCCGCACCGGCGCGGACGCGGACGTCAGCGCCGTCACGAGGTTCGCCACCCCGACGACGTTCCCCCTGACCAGCTCCCCGGGAGTGCCGCCGGTGACCCCGGCGCAGTTGATGACGGCGTCCGGCGCGACGTCGGCGATGGTCTCGGCGATCGCCGCGGGCCCGGCGGCCAGGTCCAGCTCCCGCCCTCCCGGCTCCGGGGAACGCGCGGCCGCGACGACCTCGACCTCCGCCGCGGCGGCGCGCACCCGGACGTGCCGGCCGACGAAGCCGGTCGCGCCGATCAGCAGGACACGGCTCATCGCCGGATCACCGGTTCCTTGCGGGCGGGCTGCTCGCCGCGCCCGCCGGCCGCCACCACCCGGTCCCGGCCCTCCATCAGCTGCGGGCGCAGGCGCGGGAACTCGGCGTTGGCGCGGTCGTAGTCGTCCGGGCGGCCGATGTCCAGCCAGTAGCCGTCGAACCGGTACTCGCGGGGGTGGCGTCCCTCCGCGAGCAGGTCCAGGACCAGCTCGTCGAAGCCGAGGGCGATGCCCGGCTCGTACTTGCCGAGGGCCTCCTTGGAGACCCCGTACACGCCCATGCTCACCTGGTAGTCGAGCGTCGGCTTCTCGCTGAACTCCACGACCCGGCCGTCCTTGGTCGTGAGCACGCCGAAGTCGATGTCCACCTGGCGCGCGTACGTGGCCACGGTCAGCGGGGGACGGGTCGCCATGTGCTCGTCCAGCAGCCCGGCGAAGTCCAGGTCGGTGAGCACGTCGCCGTTCATCACCAGGAAGTCGGGCGGGAGACGGTCGAGCAGCGTCAGCAGAGGGCCGATCGTGCCGAGCGGCGCCTCCTCGGCCGCGTAGTCGATGCGCAGCCCCCACCGGCTCCCGTTCCCGACGTACGACCGGATCAGATGCCCGAGATGCCCGATCGCCAGCGTCACCGTCCGGAACCCCTGGCGGGAGAGCTGGTGCAGCAGTATTTCGAGGATCGCGTACTCGTCGCCGATCGGGACGAGCGGTTTGGGCAGTGTCGTCGTGTACGGCCGCAGCCGCACCCCTTTGCCGCCAGCGAGGATAACGGCGTGCATGATTCCTCTCCGTGCTAGATGTTGTACAGGGACGGCCGGTAGCGCGCCAGGTTGAGCGGGTCCAGGAACCACTCGATGGTGTCCTTCAGCCCCTCCTCCAGCGTGTACCGGGGCCGCCAGCCGGTGTCGCGGCGCAGCCTGCCGCTGTCGCAGACCAGCCGCATCACCTCCGAGGCCGCGGGCCGCTCCCGGGCCGCGTCGGAGCGGAACTCGGTGTCGGCGCCCATCAGCTCGGCGATCGTGCGGGCGAGCCGGCCCATGGAGATCTCGTGTCCGGTCCCGGAGTTGAACAGGCCGCCCACGACGGCCTGCTCGGGGGCGGTCCCGAGGGTGAAGAACGCCTCGGCGGTGTCCTTGACGAACGTGAAGTCCCTGGTCGGCTCCAGCGCGCCCACCTTGACGACGTCGGCGTCCGCGGCGATCTGGCTGATCACCGTCGGGATGAACGCGCGGGCGGACTGGCGGGGCCCGAAGGTGTTGAACGGCCGCAGCGTCACCACCGGCAGGCCGAAGGAGGCGTGGTAGCTCTCCACCAGCTTGTCCGCCCCGATCTTCGTGGCCGCGTACGGCGACTGCGCCTGGAGCGGGTGCGACTCCGCGATCGGCACCTCGCGGGCCGTGCCGTAGGTCTCGCTCGTCGAGGTGTGCACCATCCGGGGCGTGCAGAGGCTCCGCACGGCCTCCAGGACGTTCAGCGTGCCGAGGACGTTCGTCTCCACGTACGACTGCGGCGCCCGGTAGGAGTAGGGGATCGCGATCAGCGCCGCGAGGTGGTAGACGGCGTCGGCCTTGCTGATCAGGTCGTACACCGACTCCGGGTCCCGGACGTCGCCCGGCAGCACCTCGACGGAGTCCATGACGTCCGGTGACAGCGTGTCGAGCCAGCCCCAGGTGCCGAACGAGTTGTACTGGACCATGGCCCGCACTTGATGGCCCCGTTCCACGAGCAGCTCGACGAGGTGGGAGCCGATGAATCCGTCGGCTCCCGTCACGGCCACCATGCTCTTCATCGGATTCGTGCCTTTCAGCGAGGGTTCATCGATGGGAGGTCGCGCGGGACAGCACCGTGCCCGCGTAGATCGAGAGGGTCAGGAGCAGGGCCCCGGCCACGGTCATCTGCACCGTCGCGGGCTCCGCCGCCGGGACGCCCACGGCGGAGGCGACCTCGGCGAGCAGGGCGCAGGCGGACGCGCCGAGGACGACGCGCACCCGCCCGCAGGCCTGCAGCACCAGGGCGAGGAAGAACGCGCCGCCCAGCCCGAGGAAACCCGCGAGCAGCCGCAGCGTCGCCAGCGTGGCGGACAGCCCGGCGATGGGCGCCGCGACCGCGACGAGCCCGACGAGCGCCGCCAGATACCGCCCGAGGGCCGTCGCCAGGGCGACCCGGGCCGCCCGCGCGAAGCCCGCGATGTCCGAGTGGACGCGCAGCAGGTGGTGGACGCGCTTGCGGAAGGCGTACAGGATCCACTCGGCGACGCCCATCGAGACCGACAGCGCGAGCACCGCCACGGTCGTCGGCCCGGGCGGCACCGGCCGCCCGGCGAGCGCGCAGAGCAGCGTGAAGGTCAGCAGGCCCCCGGTCAGCAGCCCGAAGACGGCGAAGGGCAGCGCCGAGGCGATGTCGCGGAGGGCGCCCACCGGGCGCCGCGGGCGGCCGGCCCCGGACGTGCACACGAGGGCCAGCACGACCGTGGCCGCCAGCGTCACGAGCCAGGCGATCCAGATACCGGTCGGCACGCTCCCGGATGCCGACAGGCCGCCCCGATGGGCGAAGTAGACCACCACGGTCGCGCTGCCCGGCAGCAGCGCGAGCAGGAGCCGGCGCTCGGCGCCGTTCACCTGCGCCACCATCGCCGACAGCAGGTAGGCGCACAGGCCCGCGGCCAGCGCCGTCGCCGCCTTCCCGGCCGCGAGGAGCGACCCGGCCGCGACGGTCACCGGCACCACCACCAGGACCCCGGCGGCCAGCCCGTACCTGAGCACCCGCGCCGCCGAGGCCCGGTCCCCGAGGCCCAGCCGCACGTACCCGAGGTAGGCCGTCCCCTGGCTGACCGTCCAGGACAGCAGCAGCGACAGCACGAGCAGGACGCCGGCGCCGGACCGGGCCAGCACCGGCTGCACGGCCACGAAGCAGAGCCCGGGCATGCCGAACAGGACGCCGCGCAGCAGATGCCTCCACGGCACGGCCCGCCACGGCGAGTCCGAGACCCCGATGGCCGGCGGCCGCCGCGGCGTCCGGTCGTACAGGTCCTCGGCGAGCGCGAACACGTCCGGGTGGCCGTAGCCTCGGGCCGCCTCGTCGTTGATCCCGTCCGCCTCCAGCGCCGCCGTGACCTCCAGGGGGTCGACGGCGTTCGCGCAGAGCTCCTCCATGCGCTCCAGGAGCTCGTCGGTCCGGTCCGGAGCGATGACGGTCATGCGAGCCTCCTCGTCTCGGCCGGCCGGCGCTCGGACACGGACGCCGCCGACGCCGCGGAGGTCTTGGACGGCGCGGCCGCCGAGCCCGGCACGGACTCGGCGGGCATCTCGCCCAGCCCGTGGTAGATCGACCGGAACGCCTCGACGGCGCGGTCGACGGTGAACAGCTCCAGGGCCCGGTCCCGGGCGGCGTGCCCGAGGCGCCGGCGGGACATCTCGTCGTTCAGCAGGCGCACGCACGCGTCCGCCATCTTGCGCGGATCCCGCGGCGGCACGACCAGTCCCGTGTCGGCGACCGCCTCGGTGACCCCGCCGACGTCCGTGGCGACGGTCGCCCGGCCGCAGGTCATCGCCTCGATGAGGGTGTAGGGGAAGCCCTCGGAGATGCTCGACAGCACGACCACGGTCCCCGCCGCGTAGGCGTCCCGGATGTCGTCCACCCGGCCCTCGAAAGTGGCGTCCTCGGCGAGCCCCAGGTCGGCGGCGAGCGTCTCGCAGCGCTCGCGGTACCGCTCACCTCCCTTGGGCGTCCCGCCGAACATGCGCAGCCGCGCCTCCGGGACCTCCTCCTTGACGAGCGCGAACGCCCGGATCAGGGTCTCCAGATCCTTGATCGGGTCCACCCGCCCCGCCCAGCTGATCGTGGGGACGGCGGGTTCGGCGCCCGCCGCCGGGAAACAGGCGGGATCGACCCCGTTGTAGACGGTCTCCAGGTTGCCGGGGTCGGCGCCGCACCGTACCTGCCACCGCTGGTTGTACAGGTTGGACGGCGTGACGAGGTCGGCGGCGCGGTAGCCGGTGCCGCACAGCAGGCGCAGGAAGCCGAGCAGCGCCGACTTGACCGGCCACGGGTAGGGCGAGCGCT carries:
- a CDS encoding NAD-dependent epimerase/dehydratase family protein, which encodes MSRVLLIGATGFVGRHVRVRAAAAEVEVVAAARSPEPGGRELDLAAGPAAIAETIADVAPDAVINCAGVTGGTPGELVRGNVVGVANLVTALTSASAPVRLVHVGSAAEYGEVEYGTPVTESAPPRPLGLYGVTKLAGTELVRAAAETALDAVVLRVFNPIGPGSPGSTLAGRLVNELRRAGTDEDVRVGPLTASRDLVDVRDVADAVLTAALAPGRLPVVLNVGSGRATRLRDLTALLQRVTGSRRRILEAAAPGSERSSGVAWQQADIRAIGRALGWKPATDLTTSLRDLWAETVCPG
- the pelF gene encoding GT4 family glycosyltransferase PelF; its protein translation is MTEGTYPHNFGGVSVWCDQLVRGMPEHSFRVLAITASGAEPVVWDLPGHVTAESVPMWGPPAGRPPSRGAARRFERLCRAFLHAILSPSGPEAEVFPHILRALFEYGQTDDLQGALRSEGPVRWLMDAWRARKAEFDKIGVRPTVHDALTAIDLLEHQLRPLMRPAPRGDVTHAVSNGIPVLPGLAAKWTYGTPLCLTEHGIYLRERYIGFQRSPYPWPVKSALLGFLRLLCGTGYRAADLVTPSNLYNQRWQVRCGADPGNLETVYNGVDPACFPAAGAEPAVPTISWAGRVDPIKDLETLIRAFALVKEEVPEARLRMFGGTPKGGERYRERCETLAADLGLAEDATFEGRVDDIRDAYAAGTVVVLSSISEGFPYTLIEAMTCGRATVATDVGGVTEAVADTGLVVPPRDPRKMADACVRLLNDEMSRRRLGHAARDRALELFTVDRAVEAFRSIYHGLGEMPAESVPGSAAAPSKTSAASAASVSERRPAETRRLA
- a CDS encoding GDP-mannose 4,6-dehydratase, with translation MTGADGFIGSHLVELLVERGHQVRAMVQYNSFGTWGWLDTLSPDVMDSVEVLPGDVRDPESVYDLISKADAVYHLAALIAIPYSYRAPQSYVETNVLGTLNVLEAVRSLCTPRMVHTSTSETYGTAREVPIAESHPLQAQSPYAATKIGADKLVESYHASFGLPVVTLRPFNTFGPRQSARAFIPTVISQIAADADVVKVGALEPTRDFTFVKDTAEAFFTLGTAPEQAVVGGLFNSGTGHEISMGRLARTIAELMGADTEFRSDAARERPAASEVMRLVCDSGRLRRDTGWRPRYTLEEGLKDTIEWFLDPLNLARYRPSLYNI
- a CDS encoding sugar phosphate nucleotidyltransferase, whose product is MHAVILAGGKGVRLRPYTTTLPKPLVPIGDEYAILEILLHQLSRQGFRTVTLAIGHLGHLIRSYVGNGSRWGLRIDYAAEEAPLGTIGPLLTLLDRLPPDFLVMNGDVLTDLDFAGLLDEHMATRPPLTVATYARQVDIDFGVLTTKDGRVVEFSEKPTLDYQVSMGVYGVSKEALGKYEPGIALGFDELVLDLLAEGRHPREYRFDGYWLDIGRPDDYDRANAEFPRLRPQLMEGRDRVVAAGGRGEQPARKEPVIRR